Sequence from the Acidobacteriota bacterium genome:
TTGTTACATACCCTCAGCCGACCGCCCGTTCGGAGAACCGACAGATGGTTGTCTCTGTGGCATACGACAGATTTTTCTTTGTCCGAGCGCCTGCTGGGCCCGCTTACTTCGCGCATCTCTCCGGACAGCCGCCCCGGCGCCTGGCCTGAAGACCTGACGGAGCCGGTGCTCGATGACACGCCGCTCCACCGTTCAGAGGCCGAGTGCGCACTGGCGCGGTACGTCGGGACAAGGCTGATGGGGTCGTGGGTGGCGTACCAAGGGACTGGACTCAGGTCAGTGCTGGCATCCCTGGTATCAGCCCATGGATTGGCGATTCTTGCGCTGAGCCGCCTCGCGCCCCGTGGTACGCCCGTCTCACGCGGTCATCTCACCAACTCGATACGTGCAGCCGACTGGCTGCTCCTGCATCTCCTGGACCGCCAGCCGTGGGCCGATTGGTGCAGCAGCTGGGAAGCCGCGCCGGACGCGGGTGGCCTGGTGGCGATCGTCGCTGGTGGTCATGCCCTACTCGACGGGCTGACCTGGACCTGAGGGGCGCGGCGTGGCACGCCCCGGCGTCGGACGGGAGCCGGCCGGGCGCGGGCCGGCGCCGGCCGCCGGCCCGCTCAACTGCCGAACCTCCGTTTCCGCATCGCTGAGCGCGGCACGCACGGCATCCAGATCCGCCTGCACCGCCGCGCCACTCGCCTGGGCCTTCTCCACCGCCTGGCGCGCCTCGGCCGCCACCCGCGCGGCGTCAGTTGCTGCACGTTCGGCGGCAACGGCCACGTCTTCGGCTGCTGCCGTTCCCTGACGAAGCGCTTCGAGTCGGTCGGCCACGGCCGCTTCGCGCTCGCGCAACGCGGCCGCACGCGACTCGGCCTCGGCCAGCCGCGGATCCGGCGGCGTGCCGGCGTCAGCCGTCGGAGGTGTCGCTCGTCGCGCGACGACTTCGAATCGCCGAACAGGTGCGTCTGGCTCCGGCGTGGGCGGCAACACGAGCCCGGCGAACGCCGCGAGTCCCGGTAGCGCCACGTCGTCGATGAAATGCCCGTGCGGCAGCCGGGCGTCGGATCCGTGTGCCGCCAGCGCCTCGAACGACGTCCGGACCTGTCCGCGCAGTGTGTCGGCCGCGGGCATCTCGTTGCGTGCCAGTGCCACCGCGCGATCCGTCGCCGCGCGGATCGCCTCGTCGCGCCTGTCGATCACCTCCGGCAACGCCGTCTCGACGTTGCCGAGCAGGCGCGCCTGCTGCGCGGCGCGTGCGGCGCTGCCGGCGTCGAGCACCGCCTCGTAGACGTCGCGCGCACGCCAGTACACCCGGTTCACGAGATGCGCGACACGCGACGGCTTGCCCGATGAGGCCAACCGCGCGGCCACGTCCTTGTGACCCGTCCGTTTCAGTTGCGAGACGAGCGAGGCCCGCCTGGCGACGAAGTCGCGCAGCGGGCCCTGGTACAGCGAGGCGAGCAGTGCCGTGCTGTCGACCAGTGACGCGTCCTCGGGCGGTGCGTCCGCCATCAGCAGAGCGCCAGCCCTTCGGATCGCAGCCACGCGCGCGCGTGCGCGTGGTCGGGACAAACGGCAGCTACCTCCGCCCAGAACCGCGGGGAATGATTGGGTTGGCGCAGGTGCATCAACTCGTGCAGCAGCACGTAGTCGCACACGGCCGCCGGCATCTGCAGCAGGCGCCAGTTGAGGGCGATGCGCCCGTCGCGCGAGCACGATCCCCAGCGCGATCGCTGGTTCCTGACGGTGACGCGTGACACGTCGAGCCGATGCGACGCCGCAAGCGCGAGCAGTCGCGGCGGCAACTCCTCGTGCGCACGTGTCCGCATCAACAATTCGATCACCGGACGATAGTCGTCGCGCGGCGACGTCCTGACTTCGAGATCGCCGCACCGCACTGTGACCTGCACACCGACACCGCGATCGACCTCGATCGGATGGGGCACGCCACGCCACAGGACCGTCGTGCCCGCGGGCCAGCGCCTGTCGCGGCGACGCGCCTCGAGTTCCTCACGTCGGTCCGCAATCCAGCGCGTGCGCGTGCGCACGAACGCCTCGGCCTCCCGGCGGGATCCGTGCCGCGGAATCGTGACGCGCACCGACGCGTCGGGCAGCACGCGCAGGATGTACCGGCGCGCGCGGCCGTTGCGGACGAACACGGGCGCGCCCGCCACGGGCACCGCCACAGGCGGCACCGCGATGACCATCTCTCCGCAGTCGCGCCACGGCAGCGACAGTTGCGCGGGAGTCTTCGCGCGCGAAAGCGGCACCTTCGAGTGAGGCATGGAGAGACTCATGAATCGAGTCGGGCACCGCACGACGGCCGAAGGCCCATGACCAGCGGTCGGTGACCGATGGTCGGCGGTCGCCGACAGACGACCGTCCTCCCGTGAGCGCTCCCGAGCATCACGGCGTTGTGTATCATCGCCGCGTGTTCGCGATCAATGCCATCCACACGCTGGCGTTCGCCGGCGTCGTGCTGTTTGCCGGCTACGCCATCCGGCGACGCCTGCCGTGGCTCGATCGGCTCAACATCCCCGCGCCCGTCGTGGGGGGGCTGCTCGTCGCGATCGTGATGACGATCGGACACGTTCGCGGGAGCGAACCGTTCGCGTTCGACACCACGCTGCGCGACCCGTTGATGATCGCGTTCTTCACGAGCGTCGGCTTCGGCGCGAGCGTGGGACTGCTGCGTCGCGGGGGCCCGCTCGTCCTGCTCTTCCTCGCCGCGTCATCGGCATTCACGATCCTCCAGAACGTCCTTGGTGTGATCGTGGCGCAGTTGCTCGGCCAGCCGCCGCTCTTCGGCGTCCTCGCGGGTTCGGTGACGCTGGCCGGCGGTCCCGCGACGGGCCTTGCGTTCGCGCCGCTGTTTGAACGGGCAGGCGTGGCCGGCGCCGAGACCATCGCCGTCGCTGCCGCCATGGCCGGGATCGTCACCGGTGGCCTGATCGGCGGACCCGTCGGCACGTGGCTCATCGAGCGGCGCGTGCGCCCGGCGCTGGCCGCGGCAGGCACGGTCGCGCCGACCGACCACCTCGCGCAGCACGTGGTCGAAGCGGTACTGCCCGGCGACGACCGGACGCCGCGCGGCGAAGACCGCGAAGCGTACGCGTTGATGAAGGCGACCGCGTTGATCCTGTTCGCGATGTGGGTCGGCTCGGGCATCAGCGACTGGATTTCCGCCCAGGGCGTGGTGCTCCCGCGCTACATCGGCGCGATGCTCGCGGCCATCGTGCTGCGCAACGTCGACGAACTCACCGGATGGTTCGGCGTGTCGCAGGCCATCATCGACGACATCGGCACCGTGGCGCTCGCGTTCTTCATCTCGATTGCCCTGATGACGCTGCGTCTGTGGCAACTGGCCGGACTTGCGCTCCCGCTCGCCGCGCTGCTCATCGTGCAGGTCCTCTTCGTTGCCGTCCTGGCGCCGCCGATCATCTTCCGGCTTATGGGGCGCGACCACGACGCGGCGGTGATGTCGAGCGGCTTCATCGGTTTCATGCTCGGCACGACCGCCAACGCCATGGCCAACATGGAGGCACTCACCGAGCGATACGGACCCGCCCCACGCGCCTTCCTCGTGGTGCCGATGGTCGGCGCGTTCTTCATCGACGTCGTGAACAACGTCGTCATCACGGCGTTCCTGAACGTGTATCGGTGATGGACGCGGCCTTCAACCCTGTCACTGTTCCTTGTCTCCTTGTCTCCTGCAGTAGGCCGTACGCCCTGAGCCGTGAGCCTCGCTGAGCCGCCGATGACCGATCCCGACGTTCCGCCGCAGTCGTCTCCACGCACGCCGACGCCCGAGGAAATCAGCGCGCGCCTCGAAGCGCTGCTGAAACGGACGCACTCGCTTCGTGCGGAGCGCGCCACGGGCGCCACCGGCGCCGCGGACATGACGTGGCCGCCGCCCGATCGCGAACTCGATCGCTACCACGTCGTCGACGCGCAGGACGGGACGCCCGCGGTGGCAACCGACACGCCTGCGACGACAGCACGCCCCGGGAACCGCGAGACCTCCCCGTCCGCCGATACCGTGTCGAGCGAGAGTCCCGAGGCGACACCGCGCGAGCCTCCCGACGCACGGCCAGGCTTCGCAAAGCCCGATTGGGCCGAACTGCGCCTGCGTGGGTACACGGACGAGCGGTCGACACGCGCGTCATGGCCGTGGGTCGTCGCCGCGATCCTCGCGGGACTGGCGATCGCCGAGGGCGTCTACATCTGGCGCCTGCACACCCGGCGTGACGTACCGGCGGAAGGCCGTCTGCGCATCGACACTCCCGTCGGTGCCGAGGTCCGCGTCAACGGCGACGTCATCGGATCGGTGCCTGTCGATCAGGCGCTCGCGTCTGGCGCCTACAGCATCGAGGTCCGCCAGCACGGCACGTCCGCGCGCGCAGACGACGTGATAGTGGGGCTGGGACGCACGGTGCTCGTGCTGACGCCGACGTCCAGCATCCCCGCGACACTCGCGCCGGTCGATGACGCCGCAGCGGATGCATCCGCGCCGATGACGCCACCACAACTGCCACCCGACGTCGCCGTCACGGCCACGTCGGGTGTCGTCTTGATCGAATCGACGCCACCCGGCATGCCGGTCACGATGGAAGGGCGCCCGCGCGGCGTCACGCCCGTCGCGATTGGTGACCTCCGCCCTGGCCGCCACGACGTGATGATCGGCCGCCTGTTCAAGCAGGTGGACGTCCGGGCCAGCGAAGTCACGACCCTGCGGGTTCCCTGAACAGGTATCGACGGACGGGGCGCGGCGCTTCCTCCGGTGGAGTCTGATTGGGGTACTCGCGGCAACCGTGCTCGCGTACGGCACGGCGGTCGCGTGGATGATGTTCAACGAGGTCGCGCTGGTCTTCGTCCCGAAGCAGACCGCTCACCCGATTGCCGCCGACGCCGCACGGCGCATCGAACACATCTC
This genomic interval carries:
- a CDS encoding M48 family metallopeptidase; amino-acid sequence: MPHSKVPLSRAKTPAQLSLPWRDCGEMVIAVPPVAVPVAGAPVFVRNGRARRYILRVLPDASVRVTIPRHGSRREAEAFVRTRTRWIADRREELEARRRDRRWPAGTTVLWRGVPHPIEVDRGVGVQVTVRCGDLEVRTSPRDDYRPVIELLMRTRAHEELPPRLLALAASHRLDVSRVTVRNQRSRWGSCSRDGRIALNWRLLQMPAAVCDYVLLHELMHLRQPNHSPRFWAEVAAVCPDHAHARAWLRSEGLALC
- the gltS gene encoding sodium/glutamate symporter, with translation MFAINAIHTLAFAGVVLFAGYAIRRRLPWLDRLNIPAPVVGGLLVAIVMTIGHVRGSEPFAFDTTLRDPLMIAFFTSVGFGASVGLLRRGGPLVLLFLAASSAFTILQNVLGVIVAQLLGQPPLFGVLAGSVTLAGGPATGLAFAPLFERAGVAGAETIAVAAAMAGIVTGGLIGGPVGTWLIERRVRPALAAAGTVAPTDHLAQHVVEAVLPGDDRTPRGEDREAYALMKATALILFAMWVGSGISDWISAQGVVLPRYIGAMLAAIVLRNVDELTGWFGVSQAIIDDIGTVALAFFISIALMTLRLWQLAGLALPLAALLIVQVLFVAVLAPPIIFRLMGRDHDAAVMSSGFIGFMLGTTANAMANMEALTERYGPAPRAFLVVPMVGAFFIDVVNNVVITAFLNVYR
- a CDS encoding PEGA domain-containing protein, with product MSLAEPPMTDPDVPPQSSPRTPTPEEISARLEALLKRTHSLRAERATGATGAADMTWPPPDRELDRYHVVDAQDGTPAVATDTPATTARPGNRETSPSADTVSSESPEATPREPPDARPGFAKPDWAELRLRGYTDERSTRASWPWVVAAILAGLAIAEGVYIWRLHTRRDVPAEGRLRIDTPVGAEVRVNGDVIGSVPVDQALASGAYSIEVRQHGTSARADDVIVGLGRTVLVLTPTSSIPATLAPVDDAAADASAPMTPPQLPPDVAVTATSGVVLIESTPPGMPVTMEGRPRGVTPVAIGDLRPGRHDVMIGRLFKQVDVRASEVTTLRVP